Part of the Zingiber officinale cultivar Zhangliang chromosome 6A, Zo_v1.1, whole genome shotgun sequence genome, aaataccacatatgtgggagcaacgctctaccacaaccaTTAGGGCTGAGCATTCGGTcaaaaccgaaccgaccgaaccgaataaaccgaaaaccgaataaaccgaaaTTTTTTAGACGAACCGAGCCGACCGATTTTCACAAGAAAAACCGAGAAAACCGAACCGAAATAAAATCGGTTTATTCGGTAaaaaccgaataaaccgatttAGCCGAATTTCCCATGAACTGAGTATTAAAACAAGTTAAAATACTATTCCAAATTCTAACTTTTTTTCGTTTTTGCTTTCAATCTTTTTACCATCAATTTCCTCCATCAGCACAATATGCAATCACATAATTCAGAAATCATACTTGAGCCAAGATACGCAAATACAAAGAATGCAAGGATAAATTTCCTCCATCTCAACAACAACAACTAGCAGATATACAATATTCAAAAACCATACACGAGCTGGAAAAAATTTTATTATCTGGTCAGCATACTGCATAAAAACTTCTGAATTATAACCTGCAAGCATCCACAAAGAAGGGCCTGCAGACTAGCTGCTTCTCCTTTTCTTGTTGGcttctctcctcctctcctctcctgCCTTGGCCTCCATTTTCCTTGGAAGTTCTTCCGCATTGTCTGCCGAAATGACAATGTGACTCACAGAGTCCTCGATGAACCCTTCTCTCACTCCTTTGTCAAACAGTTGGATCAAATCGTTGTAGTAACCGTCCACATTCAGAATCCCAACCTGCTCAAATCAAGCAAATTGAGCTAGGGTGGTTTGATTATATTTTTCCAGCTTTTGGAATTTGATAGCTAGGTGCGTGTGCATGAATGACTGAGAGATGAGCTGTGTGCATTACTCACTAGTTTGTGGTGGATGCCAAGCTGAGACCAAGCTATTATCTCAAGAAGCTCCTCCATGGTTCCATAGCCACCTAAGAGTTTGGGGATTATAAGTTGACTTGAGATTGTTTCAGATAATTCACTTGGGTCTCACCTGGAAGAGCAATGAAAGCATCTGCATTCTTAACCATTTCTGACTTCCTCTCGTGCATGTCTGTAACTCTTTTCACCTCACCGATGCTTTCTCCTAATATCTGCACACAAAAATTTCTTTGCTGCTTAGTCGTTTTCTTGTAGCCAAAATAAAAACAGAACTATCTATATATTGAAACAAGATTTATAGAGGGACATCATCTGGAACTGCACCTCACTTCTGCAGTAGACTAGAATAATCATCTGGAACATCCATATcggatataataaaattaaattaatatgtaAAATGGATCATGGATCACCTCATCCATGTAAAAGATTGTTGATCAAAACTCCCCATAATTTACCTCTATGGTAGATCGCATGAGACCGTCTTAAAACAGTTGAATAGCACATGAAAAAAAATAACTACTCGATTACTAACCGAAATTTGACTCTAAATCTCATAATGACAATGTAATCAAAATTTGACTCTAAATCTCATCATGACAACATTATCATGCACTAACCAACTGTCTCAAATGTTATCATACACTAACCAACTGTCCATCTGAgagaacaaaaataaatattacatGTGATGATAAAATGTGATTCGTTCGCTCCTAACACTTATCCCCAGACCAACACGAAAATAGACCACTGACCTGCTACTGACCTGCTTCTGCTTCGGGATTTATCAATGGACAAATCAAGAAGGCCGCCAACACACCTAGATGTTCTTACAGTTTTAACTTCTTCATTCGGAGTAATCATGTAAAATAATATAACATTGcattaattttagtttaacttGGCATCAGACAATCGTTTGCACTGCacataaaaatacaaaagaaaaaacACAATTTGCTAAAGTTTGTGGCCTATAATAACGATTTTACAGCGCTTCTCTACTTTGTAGCCCATTCCATCAGAATCAAGAAACCATGAAACCATTCAGAAATGTTCCCATTAAATCACCTATATTTTCcaatctctcttttcttcttgatgGTTCGGTTTCCATGATAAACAAATGCATCGATAATTCCAGACACCGTGAAGACACCTGAAATTTAATAGCCCACAATAAGAAACTGGATTTCTCAAATAACTTGTCAGGAAATCCTGTGTCAGGAAAACTGGATTA contains:
- the LOC121995207 gene encoding probable cytokinin riboside 5'-monophosphate phosphoribohydrolase LOG4, whose protein sequence is MFQMIILVYCRSEILGESIGEVKRVTDMHERKSEMVKNADAFIALPGGYGTMEELLEIIAWSQLGIHHKLVGILNVDGYYNDLIQLFDKGVREGFIEDSVSHIVISADNAEELPRKMEAKAGEERRREANKKRRSS